The sequence TCCCCACTTAACCCCTTGATGAAATTCAAAGAGTGACTCATAGTTGGTAAGTGACATGTTCTCTATCCTTTACTTTTAATAGTGAACAAGAAAAAGAACTGATAGGAATATCCTATCCTGATAGGAATATCCTGatagcagcaggatacggaccctggacttcaggaaagcagacttcgactccctcagggagcggatgggtaggatcccctgggggactaacatgaaggggaaaggagtccaggagagctggctgtatttcaaggaatccctgttgaggttacagggacaatccatcccgatgagtcgaaagaatagtaaatatggcaggcgaccagcttggcttaatggtgaaatcctagcggatcttaaacataaaaaagaagcttacaagaagtggaaggttggacatatgaccagagaagagtataaaaatattgctcgggcatgtaggaatgaaatcaggagggccaaatcgcacctggagctgcagctagcaagaaatgtcaagagtaacaagaagggtttcttcaggtatgttagcaacaagaagaaagccaaggaaagtgtgggccccttactgaatgagggaggcaacctagtgacagaggatgtggaaaaagctaatgtgctcaatgctttttttgcctttgtcttcattaacaaggacagctcccagactgctgcgctgggcatcgcaacatggggagtagatggccagccctctgcggagaaagaggtggttagggactatttagaaaagctggacgtgcacaagtccatggggccggacgagttgcatccgagagtgctaaaggaattggcggatgtgattgcagagccattggccattatctttgaaaactcgtggcgaacgggggaagtcccggatgactggaaaaaggctaatgtagtgccaatctttaaaaaagggaagaaggaggatcctgggaactacaggccagtcagcctcacctcagtccctggaaaaatcatggagcaggtcctcaaggaatcaatcctgaagcacttacacgagagtaaagtgatcaggaacagtcagcatggattcaccaagggaaggtcatgcctgactaatctaatcgccttctatgatgagattactgattctgtggatgaagggaaagcagtggatgtattgtttcttgactttagcaaagcttttgacacggtctcccacagtattcttgtcagcaagttaaagaagtatgggctggatgaatgtactaaaaggtgggtagaaagttggctagattgtcgggctcaacaggtagtgatcaatggctccatgtctagttggcagctggtgtcaagtggagtgccccaggggtcggtcctggggccggttttgttcaatatcttcataaatgatctggaggatggtgtggattgcactctcagcaaatttgcggatgatactaaactgggaggagtggtagataggatacagagggacctagacaaattggaggattgggccaaaagaaacctgatgaggttcaataaggataagtgcagggtcctgcacttaggacggaagaacccaatgcacagctacagactagggaccgaatggctaggcagcagttctgcggaaaaggacctaggggtgacagtggacgagaagctggatatgagtcagcagtgtgcccttgttgccaagaaggccaatggcattttgggatgtataagtaggggcatagcgagcagatcgagggacgtgatcgttcccctctgttcgacattggtgaggcctcatctggagtactgtgtccagttttgggccccacactacaagaaggatgtggataaattggagagagtccagcgaagggcaacaaaaatgatgaggggtctggaacacatgacttatgaggagaggctgagggaactgggatttttagtctgcggaagagaagaatgaggggggatttgatagctgctttcaactacctgagaggtggttccagagaggatggttctagactattctcagtggtagaagaggacaggacaaggagtaatggtctcaagttgcagtgggggaggtttaggttggatattaggaaaaactttttcactaggagggtggtgaaacactggaatgcgttacctaaggaggtggtagaatctccttccttggaagtttttaaggtcaggcttgacaaagccttggctgggatgatttgattggggattggtcctgctttgagcagggggttggactagatgacctcctgaggtcccttccaaccctgatattctatgattctatgaataaaatttcatttttttcggTTTCAGTTGATACAGCCTCATGGCAGATAGAGAAAAATTGTCTGGGGCACAGTTTTGTAAGCAGAAGGCTGAtaagcaaaaagaagaaagcaagaAGGTTCGTTTCTGAGGTATCTACGTCCACTGGCCAGAGATGAAGATAGTCCAATGCCAAAGGATCAAGCAGAGATGGAGGTCGGGATGACAGTTTCACAAGTTAAAGAAGAGTTTGAAGAACATAATCTGAATATTGAAGACGAATCATATGAAACACATGAGGATCAAAACTTGGAAGAACGTGAAAGCGAAAATGTCACTTGTTTGAATTTGAGCTTTAGTGATCCTGCTACTTGGGCCAAATGCGATGATCAAGTCAGACAAATTTTGGTGGAACATGAGCTGGAACAAGTTCAGCAGTTCGATTTTCCCAAAGATAGTAAGCAAAGAAAATTCTCGACAATTCATTTCAAACGTAGGCTTGTTAATGGAGAAGAAATGCACCATCAGTGGCTGCAGTATTCCACATCAAATGATTCTGCTTTTGCTTCTGCTGCAAGTTGTTTGCCAGTTGTACTATTGGCACATCATCTCTTTCTGGAAAAGGCTCAAGGGATTGGAAAAATATGTCTGCAATTCTTTCAGAGCACAAGAAAAGTAGTCAATATTTGACAAATGTTCAAACATGGAAGGAACTTGAACTGTGATTGAAATACGAGAGAACAATTGATGAAGAACATTTGTGCTTCTTTAAGCAAGAAGAAAAGTATTGGCAGCAAATATTAAAACGTCTGATTGCTTTGGTTAGAGTTCTTGGTATACAACACCTGGCCTTTCAGGGAACACAAAAAAACCTGCACACTTCTGGTAATGGGAACGTCCTCAAATTTGTCGAATATCTAGCTTTGTTTGACCCGCTTATGGATGAGCATCTTCGCAGGATTAAGGACGAGGAGATGCATGTACATTACCTAGGGAAAGGCATACAGAATGAGCTTATTCAGCTTCTATCCAATGCCATCAAACAAAAAATCCTAACATCTGCTCGTgctgcaaaatacttttcaatcaTTCTAGATTGTACACCAGATGCAGGCCATGTTGAACAAATGACCATGATCATTTGGTTTGTGGATAGGCCGACTTCAGAGACAGAGAATGAGACTGAATCAGTATGCATAAAGGAACACTTCTTGGGATTTGTGTCGCTTATGGAGACAACTGGAGCTGGTATGACAGAAACTATTCTTCATCAGTTAGAAGAGATGTCACTGCCTATAGAAAACTTGCGTGGTCAAGGCTACGACAATGGGAGCAAtatgaaagggaaagaaaatggtGTCCAGCAAATAATTTTGGATATTAATCCACGAGCCTTTTTCATTCCTTGCAGTGCACATTCATTGAATGTGGTTGTTAGTGATGCTGCAAAGTGTTGTTTGGAGGCAACTGCCTTCTTTGATTTAGTACAACGTGTTTATGTATATTCCTCCGCTTCTACACGTCGCTGGGAAGTTCTAACACACCACGTATCTAATCTCACAGTTAAACCATTGAGTGAAACAAGATGGGAAAGTCGAATTGATGCCTTGAAACCTCTTTGCTATCAGCTTGGTGACATCTATGATGCTCTGCTAGAGATCTATGATGACACTACTCTAactggatcatctggcaataTGTCACAAGTTGATGCAAAGGATCTTGCAAAAGCCATTTCTAGTTTCAAGTTTCTTGTTTCTCTTGTTGTGTGGTATGACATATTGTTTGAGATCAACATGATTAGCAAACAACTTCAGGCGAAAGAATGTGACATAAGTGACGCCATTAATCAACTTGGAGAAATCAAGAAGTTTCTTGTAGGCCACAGAATTGACACAGACTTTGAGAAAACATTGGTAGATGCAGGTGAACTTGCGGAGGAGTTGGATGTACTGGCACTTTTTGAACCAGATACAATCTGTATTAGAAAAAAGAGGAAGCAGTTCACATATGAAGCAGATGACAAACCTATTTATAATCCAAAAGAAAAATTCAAAGTGAACTTTTACTTTGCAGTCATCAACACAACAGTACATTCAGTTGAAGAAAGATTAACATTGATGCAGCAAATTAGTTCAGTATTTGGCTTCCTATATGATGTTTACAGTTTGCAAAATACAAGACCAAAGCAAATTATGGAACATTGCTTGAATCTGGAGCAAGCTTTGCAACATGGTGAATCCAAAGATATTGATGCCTTTGACTTGTGCAATGAATTGCAAGCTATTACAAGACGAGTCCAAAAGACTGCATCACCACAAGATGTATAGAAGTTCCTTTGGAAAAATAAGCTGACAGATAGTGTCCCCAGCACAGTTACTGCTCTTCGCATCCTCTTGACTCTCCCAGTTTCTGTGGCCAGTGGTGAGCGAAGCTTCTCGAAGCTCAAGTTGATAAAAACATATATGAGAACATCAGTGTTGCAACAAAGACTTGTTGGGCTATCTACCTTGTCAATAGAACATGACATTGCTCGCAGCATTGACTTGGAGGAACTTGTTTCTAAATTTGCTAAACTGAAAGTGtggaaaaataaattctaaattaTAACGTGTTACTCTGTGACAGTATATTGTGTTTAATGTATGTGATTTATTTTAAGATCCATGCTATTTTGTGCAAAGTGAAAACAATAATAATGTCAACACTGTCAggttattaatttattttgattaaatATGTAGACTAAATAATGAAATCAATAAATTTTCAAGCCGAACGTGTATTAATTCTAATGAACAATGCCACATTATgcagtattcatttttgaaagatTTTAATAAGCGATGCTCCGGGGAAAGGGGGGGCGCAGGGCGCAAGGTGGACGTTTCGCCTAGagcgcaaaatatccttgcaccggccctgcaaCACCGAGCATCCTAGGAACAGCCCTGGGATCCACTGAGCCTGAGTCAGGTGCTGAGACGCCGCTACCATGCATTGAAGAGTTAGGCACCTTAAACTGTGATCTACACCAGTGCTTGTCAACCGGGGTACATGTACCTCCcagggtatgcagaggtcttccatggggttacatcaactcctctagagATTTGACTATTTTTTCaagaggctacataaaaagcactagtgatgTAACTACAAAgtaaatgacttgtttatactgctctgtatactatgtactgaaatataagtattatatttatattccagttgatttattttataattatatgataaaaatgagaaagtatgcaatttttcagtagtagcgTGCTGTgacagttttgtatttttctgtctgattttgtaagcaagtagtttttaagtgagttgaAACTTGGgttacgcaagacaaatcagactcctgaagggggTACGGTTGTTTagaaaaagttgagagccactgagctacaaagccagcatgctaggaaGGTGAAGCTTGCATAACAtagccaggggtgtgtgtgtcctaAGCTTAGTTGTTCTCAAAGGGGTAGGTGGCTCAGTTAGAGACAGGTGCCTCCTCACTGCCCAGTTAGCGATCTATAGTCAGGAACCCATCTCTTGGAGTAATCAGAGGAGTGCTCTTAGTCTTCTCTGTTGATGCTGCTCCACTTCGAATCAATGCTTAAATAGCCATTGGGCCACAGAGAAAATGGACTGACTCTGTAaactggtggttagggcaccccaGGAGACCTCAGGTCCAGCCTCCCTGCTCCAAATgattatttaagtatttatccaaagCTGAGCAACTACCACAGGGCAGATTGAGGGTGCTTTATGTGACCCGGGGTGCCTATGGTagtcctcactgaaaatgccaaagtCGGGGAAGGCTGCGAAAAGGAGAGCAGATGCTCTCagaactggtggttaacactgacATTAGACTCCCCAATCAAACTGTTCTGatttcagcttcttgataaccagtgtggggaaaaaagaaatcacacagctccctttattgcattccaatAAGGTGAggagttattttaaaaaactgctcactatacaaaatgttcttctgaaccGCAAAGGGCCATTACCAGGCCAAttttagtttggatcttacccacaATACCATGTTGCCAAGCAATcttttagtatctaaaactaaaggtttattagaaaagaaaaggaaaagaacaagaagagagttgctAAATGGTTCAAGTAGTCAGATACATGCATAAGAATTCATAGTCCATAATCAGGTTCTTAGCAATATTGGtaagtttgctggcttgaaagacCCTGTGGAACTatggatgtaaaatattaaactgtTAAACGGTATACCAATACATATTAGTCTTACCGTTCATCCACCTCCTTCCGATCAGCTGGTAGAAGTCCttactgggggcagggcctgcgtGCAGATCTCCAACAGGTTCTTCTGCAGTAGAGGTGCCATTTTGGGACACTGCAAGAGGTGGATTATGGCACCAGGAAGGAGCAGGCATCACAAGAGATCACTGGGAGCCCAGCCCCTTCTTAAAGGGGCCGAGTCGATATTAacgatattaaaaaaaaaaaagtccctccagccccacagacCTGAGGAGAAATACTTGCACAGACCCAGGGGTGACGACCCTGGCGGAAGGATACTACTCGCTAGACCAGGAAATGCCTGGCAGCGCAGGGAAGCAGGATGAGCAAACTACCAGTCCGGGGGCTTCGCAGGGAATGGCCAGCCAGGCAGGGGGAGCACATTTAGGGTGGGGCTGCAGGCCCCGTTGGGGGATAAAGTAGTCCCTGGCCTCCCGCCTGTGCCACTGGAAGGGGTTTGGCTGCGGAGGGGATGGCGCGCTGATTGGTGCTGCAGTTTCAGCTGATTATTGAAGGGAAAggaagctgctgctggggtggcatTGAGCATCTGTGGAGGCCACATCAGCACAAACTAAGTACCTGGGGCTCCTCTCCCTTTTCCTGGGTACTGAGGGTGCAAGCGGGTGCAGGGCCCTCTCTACTGCCCTAAGCTCTCCTGGCTATGCCTGTTGTGTCACCCCCAGTATGAGCTCAGCTGTCCTTCCCCATCTGTCCAGGACAAGGGAGAGGGGAGACATGCCATTGTAAGCATTGTGAGGTCCAAATTGGTTAACCGGTTAAATGATAcaatttttattgtttaaatgggtactttttaaaatgatatttacaTTCCTGCCTGGAACACATCCAAAGCTTGGCtgagtcattcagtcctttgttcagaacTTCAGTTTGCATAGAACTTactccagaggcaagaagcaggattgaagataaaatggagacgatacagctgccttttatatcctTTAGTATGTGGCTTGCATACAGCATCACACCTCACATCAAAATATCCCATTGCTCAGTGATTAGAGCCCCTTCCTGAGATTTCAGATCCTTCCTGCcaatcaggcagaggggggaattgaacctgaatCGTCCACATCCCAGGTGACCACTGCGCTAAATATTGGAAGACAACTCCTCCTTTGagcagattttgaatgggacctgatctgATAGGTACCCACAGTCCATCTACCGGATTGGGTTCTGCACACAAGATAGGCAAATGAATACCTATCTTCTCCCAGTTTGTGCATCACTCTGGCGTTAGGCATCGAGATGCctggagtgaggcagcagtgtaaGTTCCCAGAGGCAGGAATTAAGATGCAGAGGTAACCTGTAAACTTATGCACCAAGTAAGTTTAGGTGCCTGTGGGGTTTGGTGGGAATTTTGTGAATCATGGTGAAGTTTAAAACTgggttttaggtgcctaaagctgAATTTTAAGTGCCTGAATTTAGGTTTAGGCACTCAAGTGCCTTTGTGGATCGGggtgtaagtgacttgcccaagattgcacaggaagtctgtggcagagctgtgaattgAATCTAAGTGTCCTGACTAGATAacggagggagaggagttattttaaTTAAgggccaatgtggacacaagaacaaatagatataaactcgccatcaacaagtttaggcttcaaattaggcaaaggtttctaaccaccagaggagtgaagttctggaacagccttccaaggggaacagtggggggaaaaaacctaactggtttcaagactgagcttgataagtttatggaggggctGGTATGAgaggactgcctacaatggtgtGTGGCCAATGGGCAACTGCTaatagcaaaaatccccaatggctggagatgggacactagatgaggTGGGCTCCGAGTTACTACAGGTAATTCTTTCCAGGTATCTGCCTGAtgggtcttgcccatatgctcagagtctaactgattgccatatttgaggttgggaattttcccctggctcatctgcagcatggggtacaggtcacttgcaggtttgaacTAGTAACTAGTTACTGTAactctgtaactttaagtctttaaaccatgatttgagaatttcagtaactcagccagagtaaCTCAGtagatgggtgaggttctgtgtcctgcaacgtgcaggaggtcagactgaagatcaggatggtcccttctgacattaaaGTCTATGACACTCCCAATCCAGTGATTGGTCTACCATAGACCATCCTTTCCTCCCCACTTCCCATATGTATGTAACTGTATATGTTAATTTTAGCAGCATGTCTTTTTATCACATGCTTGAGGAATCCTATGCCAAAATATCATAATTTGTTCAGAAAGGATCCTTACCTTGTTCACCTGGTTAAAGGCTTCCCTAATTAATATCTCTTATTATCCTCCACAGGTTGAGAGGTATGAATAGAGAGACTTTAGTATGCAATGGAATTCCAAGGTCTTTGCTTAGGTCCCTATCCTCCAAACTCTTAAACATGCACTTtacagggttctaaattaacaGGATCAGTGCTGGAAAGGGACCTGAGCATTGGTGTGCTCAACTCAATGAAGACCTCTGCtcatttgcaaaaaaacaaacaagatgttCGGAAGCATAAGGAACAGGCTATAGAATAGCAAGAATAAGAGAAACAGAAGAGTGCCAAATTCAAtactaatatttttttcaaataacaCATAATTAGATTATAGAACTCATTGTAACAGGATGTCAGTGAGGCCAAGAAATTAGCAGGATTCAAAGATATTTATATAGATAGTAAGAATAGCCAGAGTTGTTATAGTTAATGGTTACCAAAAAAATAAGTAGGGATATAAAACTTCATTTGTAAAGGTTTGAAACAATTTCTAATTTTTACAaattaggatgagaccttcatggaagacagattatcccacatctgtctATTACTGGGTTTCTTGcagttcctctgaagcatctgttgcCAGCCACTGGAGACAGGATAcgagaccactggtctgatccaatgcTGCAATTCCTACGTTCTAAATTCATTGCAACGATTTAGTAAAATGACCATGGCATCATTCAGGATAGTTCAAGGAGAGCATCTGTTCagtgtgcagcagtagtcaaaaacaAGCAAAAAGTTACACTGTATAAAGAATGTGGGTTAGTGATCATGAAAATATTATCTTTATTTTAGGTAAGGCTATCTAATGTTAAATTCTGGTCATCCtgtctcaaaacagatatacgaGAAATAGGAGTCTAGGACTCTGAAAACTTTAAGGTGTGGCAAGAGTAAAGAGATTAGTAGTATCTAATTGAGAAAGTATAAAAATAACAGGGGACATAATGGTAATATACAAAATAGTGATTGGAATAGTGGAGAGaggccccatccgcaggcaccatccctgcatctcccactggccttggttcccagtcaatgggagttgagggggcCGCGCTTGGgacaggggcagcgtgcggagctccTGACTGCCactacacataggagccggagtggggacacacACCTGCTTCtcgggagctgcatggagccatgGGACgcgcagagcagggcaagcccccgaccctgatccctggctggagcgctgaAGCCAGACCCCgcttcctggcaggagctcgaaggctggattaaaacatctgaagggccggatgtggcccctgggccgtagtttgcccacctctgatctatagAATGAGTACTTTTTATAGTTGCAGATTTTTTGTTAAATGTTAACTTTAAGAAGccaatttccttgttttttcacATAAGATTGTGTGAttacaacattttgaaaaattattgAAGGCATATTTCCTTTAATACAAGATCACATAGTTGTCACCTTCTGGATACTTCCTTGACTTGCTCCTTAAAGAGGTGATACACCTTATCCACAATAACGAAAAACAAGACTTGTTTCTTTTCAGATGTTTCAATATGTCAGAAAAGTTATAACTTTCCTTCATTTTAGTAACTTGTTCTCTTCTCATTTCCTTACTTTTTCCTACAATGTCTTTGCTCATACTGGTGGGAAGATTCAGTCATCCATGCAAAGTAATTCTGTCGAGTTcaggcatgatttttttttcattttacagaaaCTAGTTTTTTCAATAATTGCTTTTGATTCTCATCAAAaacctgtttttccccaaattcaACAGGTAACAATGACTTCACTGAATAAAGCACTAGAGCTACAGCTGCAAATGAAGCAAAATGCTGAAGAGCTGCATGATTTTGTGAGAGAATTAGAAAGCTGGGAAAAAGATATTAAGCAGATGGATTCTGAATTGATGAAACAGAGTGGTGCCCCAGAAGAGGTAAATTCAAGAGTCCAATCTCAATATTAACACAGCTATTAATAAAAAATGGTGgtatttgtttaataatttattatttagttttgtttttctttgcacAGATTAAGATCCAAAGTGATTCTCATTTTAATGTTCTAGGGATACATTACTGCTGCTCCTCAAGGATATTTCATAAAGACTAAGGATCAGTATCTCCTaaacccccccttttttttcctcaccAGCAACATGTATGATCAAAGTACATGCAATGCTACCCTGCTGTATGTTTAAAGAATTTATTTatgctgggccaaattctaccttgCACTACAggctgtccgtggccccactaagtcacaggacctcctggtcagcctcctcctggccctggctaaagtggccatctataaaaccagggtgaggaggttggccgatggagtctcctgtgactgtggggcctatttccaatcctccgTCTGTTCACATCTCCGGGCAGAGTTcttctgggcggcgtccactgactcccttgatgcctttgaggagcagtgggcgctgtccggggttctctgctcggtgtccccgtccggttctctttgtttgaccctttgaccgcactcctgtccctgttgttcattagttgtccaccgtaattatttggttttccaggtcctgtggaccaggatcaggaccttaggctggggggatcctttagcagtgggcgggcaaagcctgcccacttcctggatcccaatatggctactctgctgtacccaactggcctaggtctatctcacacacacacacatatatatacacactatcttcttactatatgttccattctatgcatccaatgaagtgggctacagcccacgaaagcttatgctctgataaatttgttagtctctaaggtgtcacaaaaAACTACAGACGGAGTTGAGAGAGTACCATGTCACGACCTAACTATCATCATGGGAGACCTGAATGCCAAGGTCAGTAAGGACAATACAAACAatgacagagcaatgggaagacatgggtatggcaccatgaatgaaaacagagaaaggcttgttgatttctgtaatatgaatgaACTATTTGAACCCTATTTGAACATCAtgaaattcacaagctgacatggtgttctccaaatggcaaagataagaaccagattgaccaTATCAAGATCAATGGCAAATGGGGACgctcactgacagatgtgaaagtgagaaggaGTGCATATGTTGGCAGCGACCATCACCTTGTGACAGctccatcaagctaaaactgagaagtATGGGTCCACCGAACAAGGGACATAGACGTTATGATATTGACAAGCTAAAGTCCCTGAAGCACAGAAAGCCTCcattctgcagttaaagaacaggtttcaagcaCTTGCAGACCTTAATGAAGAGTaggggaatgcagatgaggagatcaGCAAGAAGAGGGACAAAGTTATagcaatttataaacagagcagtgatGCCTGTGtaggctacaggcagaagagaaggaaggagtggattTTACCCAGCACATGGAATGTCATAGAAACCAGAtgagccctgaagaaaaaagttttagacacaaaatcccagaagctaaaggacaaataccacAAGCAGTATAGCAAGGTACACTGGGAGGTCAATTTGTAAAAGCAGACAAATAGTattatattgataatctggcaacagaagcagaggatgcagctgcttgTGGTGAAAAGGGAACCATCTGCAAAATGACATGGCTTATCAGTGGTAAAtggcagacaccaacaaacactcTTATCAGGAACAAAAAAGGACACCTACTCACAactgaaaaagaacaagaaatacg is a genomic window of Natator depressus isolate rNatDep1 chromosome 1, rNatDep2.hap1, whole genome shotgun sequence containing:
- the LOC141986825 gene encoding zinc finger MYM-type protein 1-like is translated as MDEHLRRIKDEEMHVHYLGKGIQNELIQLLSNAIKQKILTSARAAKYFSIILDCTPDAGHVEQMTMIIWFVDRPTSETENETESVCIKEHFLGFVSLMETTGAGMTETILHQLEEMSLPIENLRGQGYDNGSNMKGKENGVQQIILDINPRAFFIPCSAHSLNVVVSDAAKCCLEATAFFDLVQRVYVYSSASTRRWEVLTHHVSNLTVKPLSETRWESRIDALKPLCYQLGDIYDALLEIYDDTTLTGSSGNMSQVDAKDLAKAISSFKFLVSLVVWYDILFEINMISKQLQAKECDISDAINQLGEIKKFLVGHRIDTDFEKTLVDAGELAEELDVLALFEPDTICIRKKRKQFTYEADDKPIYNPKEKFKVNFYFAVINTTVHSVEERLTLMQQISSVFGFLYDVYSLQNTRPKQIMEHCLNLEQALQHGESKDIDAFDLCNELQAITRRVQKTASPQDV